The following are from one region of the Myxococcales bacterium genome:
- a CDS encoding site-2 protease family protein — MRGFSLGRIFGFPIKVSVSFLLLLGVVALWSGGLQAIPLVLVAFASVLLHELGHALVARRLGVRIKEIELHFFGGAAKMLDAPRHPRHEIAIAAAGPAVSFALAGVSYLASLPLGSGALGWVALINLGIGVFNLLPALPMDGGRILRAALSLRMGHLPATELAVKVARVFAVGLGLFGLFGLHLQLVALAVLLWVMGSAELRLARFAARASLPFGGWGLWSSAWPEPAFRPAPRGDEPAAPEVEYIPPGRTGLRRGPVRVFVYRA, encoded by the coding sequence ATGCGTGGCTTCTCCCTCGGCCGAATCTTCGGGTTTCCGATCAAGGTCAGCGTTTCCTTCCTGCTCCTTTTGGGTGTGGTGGCGTTGTGGTCGGGTGGGCTGCAGGCGATCCCGCTGGTGCTGGTGGCGTTTGCGTCGGTGCTGCTGCACGAGCTGGGGCACGCGCTGGTGGCGCGCCGTCTGGGCGTGCGCATCAAGGAGATCGAGCTGCACTTCTTCGGAGGCGCGGCGAAAATGCTGGATGCGCCCCGCCACCCCCGCCACGAAATCGCGATTGCGGCCGCGGGCCCTGCGGTGTCCTTTGCCCTTGCGGGCGTGAGCTATCTGGCTTCGCTGCCGTTGGGCAGTGGGGCGCTCGGGTGGGTGGCCCTCATCAACTTGGGCATCGGCGTGTTCAACCTGCTCCCGGCGCTGCCGATGGACGGAGGCCGCATCTTGCGCGCGGCGCTGTCCTTGCGCATGGGGCATTTGCCGGCCACGGAGCTCGCCGTGAAGGTGGCCCGGGTGTTTGCCGTGGGGCTCGGGCTTTTCGGGCTTTTCGGGCTGCACCTGCAGCTGGTCGCGCTTGCGGTTTTGTTGTGGGTGATGGGCTCGGCCGAGCTGCGCCTGGCGCGCTTCGCCGCCCGTGCGTCTTTGCCTTTCGGCGGGTGGGGCCTTTGGTCGTCGGCCTGGCCGGAGCCGGCGTTCCGCCCCGCCCCACGGGGCGACGAGCCCGCAGCCCCCGAGGTCGAGTACATCCCGCCGGGCCGCACGGGGCTTCGCCGCGGACCGGTGCGCGTGTTCGTGTATCGCGCGTGA
- a CDS encoding histidine phosphatase family protein, which yields MSVPGQELWLVRHGQTTRNRDGALAGWDDVELTADGEAQARALAPRLREVSFDQVWSSDLTRAVRTAQLAYGDPSRDRRLREIDFGSLEGQLWQTLDAEYKEALLRFEGFEAPGGESIVQLQERVESFLATLPPGRHLLFTHGGVIRLLCHRLGQAEFVQPGTITVIDWSTRTLLRRSA from the coding sequence ATGAGCGTGCCCGGTCAAGAACTCTGGCTTGTTCGTCACGGCCAAACGACGCGCAACCGTGATGGCGCCTTGGCGGGATGGGACGACGTGGAGCTCACGGCCGATGGCGAAGCGCAGGCACGTGCTCTGGCGCCGCGCCTGCGGGAAGTCAGCTTCGATCAGGTCTGGTCGTCCGATCTCACACGGGCCGTGCGGACGGCGCAGCTTGCCTATGGGGATCCCTCCCGCGACCGGCGGCTCCGGGAGATTGATTTTGGCTCGCTCGAAGGGCAGCTCTGGCAAACCCTCGATGCCGAGTACAAAGAAGCGCTGCTGCGCTTCGAGGGGTTCGAGGCGCCGGGCGGTGAGTCTATCGTCCAGCTGCAAGAGCGCGTCGAGTCCTTTTTGGCCACCTTGCCCCCTGGCCGGCATCTGCTTTTCACCCACGGGGGCGTCATTCGCCTGCTGTGCCACCGCCTGGGTCAGGCCGAGTTCGTTCAGCCGGGCACGATCACGGTGATCGACTGGAGTACCCGCACGCTGCTCCGACGAAGCGCGTGA
- the ftsZ gene encoding cell division protein FtsZ: MLEFDDVSATGQPVIKVVGVGGGGGNSVNTMIEAGIQGVDFVVANTDCQVLSANMAPTKIQIGKGLTKGLGAGANPDIGAAAALEDAQRMAEVLTGADMVFVTAGMGGGTGTGAAPVIAQVARDLGALTVGVVTRPFTFEGMQRKKRAAGGIAQLAKAVDALIVIPNDRLLGLAGTKTALKDAFSMVDAVCLNAVRGISDLVMVPGLINVDFADVRTIMTGMGRALMGTGRATGEKRAIESARMAINSPLLEDVSINGATGILVNITGGPDLTLAEVQEACSLVHEAADPECNIIFGSVIDPNCGDEVRITVIATGFAGPALDAGDGRGTLRVPVRREQMALPISSGVAPASEPVSHARPVPFEPALAPAAPGLAPVFAETAEPTDRSPYGMPWETAAHEAGVQPAHQSVTLRYGANPAFHANPAMMAPPDLAVPVASAHPPSGPVPEWTPAPESRPVIHQPAQVASARNPGPPQGARRGSDYGMPAFNGEMGHFESELDTPAFLRRRMTKEQAASWTPRLPIDRE; the protein is encoded by the coding sequence ATGCTCGAATTCGACGACGTTTCGGCGACTGGCCAGCCCGTCATCAAGGTGGTTGGCGTTGGAGGTGGCGGTGGCAACTCCGTCAACACGATGATCGAAGCTGGGATTCAGGGTGTCGACTTCGTCGTCGCCAACACCGATTGCCAGGTGTTGAGCGCGAACATGGCGCCCACGAAGATCCAGATCGGCAAAGGCCTGACGAAGGGCCTCGGTGCGGGGGCCAACCCCGACATCGGCGCCGCCGCGGCTCTGGAAGACGCGCAACGCATGGCCGAGGTGCTGACCGGCGCCGACATGGTGTTCGTGACCGCCGGCATGGGGGGAGGCACCGGAACGGGGGCCGCGCCCGTGATCGCGCAGGTGGCGCGGGATCTCGGCGCCCTCACCGTGGGTGTAGTGACGAGGCCGTTTACCTTCGAGGGCATGCAGCGCAAAAAGCGAGCGGCCGGAGGCATCGCGCAGCTGGCGAAGGCCGTGGACGCGCTCATCGTGATCCCGAACGATCGCTTGCTCGGCCTTGCTGGCACAAAGACGGCCCTCAAAGACGCGTTCTCCATGGTCGACGCCGTCTGCCTGAACGCCGTGCGCGGCATCAGCGATCTCGTGATGGTGCCGGGCCTCATCAACGTGGACTTCGCCGACGTGCGCACCATCATGACCGGCATGGGCCGGGCGCTCATGGGCACGGGCCGGGCCACGGGCGAAAAGCGCGCCATCGAGTCGGCGCGCATGGCCATCAACTCTCCCTTGCTCGAGGACGTCTCCATCAACGGCGCCACCGGCATCCTGGTGAACATCACGGGCGGCCCGGATCTCACCCTCGCCGAAGTGCAGGAGGCGTGTTCGCTCGTGCACGAGGCGGCCGATCCCGAGTGCAACATCATCTTTGGCTCGGTCATCGACCCGAACTGCGGGGACGAGGTGCGGATCACGGTCATCGCAACCGGGTTCGCAGGTCCTGCGCTGGATGCGGGTGACGGGCGCGGCACGCTGCGGGTGCCCGTGCGCCGCGAGCAGATGGCCTTGCCCATTTCTTCGGGTGTGGCTCCCGCCTCGGAGCCGGTGAGCCACGCGCGGCCCGTCCCGTTCGAGCCTGCCCTGGCGCCGGCCGCGCCCGGGCTTGCCCCCGTGTTCGCCGAGACCGCCGAACCCACGGATCGCTCACCCTACGGCATGCCCTGGGAGACGGCCGCCCATGAGGCGGGCGTGCAACCGGCTCATCAGTCGGTGACCTTGCGTTATGGGGCCAACCCGGCTTTCCACGCCAACCCCGCGATGATGGCGCCCCCCGATCTGGCCGTACCCGTGGCTTCGGCGCACCCCCCTTCGGGCCCCGTGCCCGAGTGGACCCCGGCTCCCGAGTCGCGCCCGGTCATTCATCAACCCGCACAGGTGGCCAGCGCGCGCAACCCAGGGCCCCCGCAGGGCGCGCGCCGCGGGTCCGACTACGGCATGCCCGCCTTCAACGGTGAAATGGGCCATTTCGAGAGCGAGCTCGACACACCGGCCTTTCTGCGGCGGCGCATGACCAAAGAGCAGGCGGCGTCGTGGACGCCCCGGCTCCCCATCGACCGCGAATGA
- the ftsA gene encoding cell division protein FtsA, whose translation MARRSSDIIVGLDIGTTKIACVVAERGEDGLDVIGVGTQLSRGLKKGVIVNIDSTVAAIKQAVAEAEGMSGCEISQVYVGVAGGHIKGVNSTGTVAIKDKEVRPTDVAKVLDLARAIALPADRHIVHVLPQEYQIDGQDGVREPLGMCGVRLEARVHIVTAAAAAAQNIVKCCTRADLEVLDIVLEPLASGEAVLEEDEKGLGVALVDIGGGTTDIAVFCDGAVAHTSVLPIGGHQLTSDIAFGLRTPPHEAERIKHHFGCATASMVEEGETIEVPSVGGREPRVLSRQMLCRDIIQPRVEEIFQLVKGEIARLGCEDLLASGAVITGGATQLPGMAELAEEILGLPVRVGTPKGVGGLADAVKTPAFATGLGLVLYGAQQQGMDTHAEGPRRRSFFEKFRRMISNTF comes from the coding sequence ATGGCCAGACGGAGTTCCGACATCATCGTGGGGCTGGACATCGGGACCACCAAGATCGCCTGTGTCGTCGCCGAACGGGGCGAGGACGGGTTGGACGTCATTGGGGTGGGCACCCAGCTTTCGCGCGGTCTCAAAAAGGGCGTGATCGTCAACATCGATTCGACCGTTGCGGCGATCAAGCAGGCCGTGGCCGAAGCCGAGGGCATGTCCGGCTGCGAGATCTCGCAGGTTTACGTGGGGGTGGCCGGTGGGCACATCAAGGGCGTGAACTCCACGGGCACGGTGGCGATCAAGGACAAAGAGGTCCGGCCCACGGACGTGGCCAAGGTGCTGGATCTCGCGCGTGCGATCGCGCTGCCGGCCGATCGTCACATCGTGCACGTGTTGCCCCAGGAGTATCAGATCGATGGCCAAGACGGCGTGCGGGAGCCGCTCGGCATGTGTGGGGTGCGGCTCGAGGCCCGGGTACACATCGTCACCGCCGCGGCCGCCGCCGCCCAGAACATCGTGAAGTGTTGCACGCGCGCCGATCTCGAGGTGCTCGACATCGTGCTCGAGCCGCTGGCCTCGGGCGAAGCGGTGTTGGAGGAGGACGAAAAGGGCCTGGGTGTGGCCCTGGTGGACATCGGTGGGGGCACCACGGACATCGCCGTGTTCTGCGACGGCGCCGTGGCCCACACGTCGGTGCTGCCCATCGGTGGCCACCAGCTGACGAGCGACATCGCGTTTGGCCTGCGCACGCCGCCCCACGAGGCCGAGCGCATCAAGCACCACTTCGGCTGCGCCACGGCCAGCATGGTCGAGGAGGGCGAGACCATCGAGGTACCTTCCGTGGGCGGGCGCGAACCGCGGGTGCTGTCCCGCCAGATGCTTTGCCGCGACATCATCCAGCCGCGGGTCGAAGAGATCTTCCAGCTGGTCAAGGGCGAGATCGCGCGGCTTGGCTGCGAGGACTTGCTGGCGTCGGGCGCGGTGATCACGGGTGGCGCCACGCAGCTGCCGGGAATGGCCGAGCTGGCGGAAGAGATCCTGGGCCTTCCCGTGCGCGTGGGTACACCCAAGGGCGTGGGGGGGCTGGCCGATGCGGTGAAGACCCCCGCGTTTGCCACGGGCCTTGGCCTCGTGCTCTACGGGGCCCAGCAGCAAGGCATGGACACGCACGCCGAAGGGCCGCGCCGACGAAGCTTCTTCGAGAAGTTCCGGCGCATGATCTCGAATACCTTCTGA
- a CDS encoding FtsQ-type POTRA domain-containing protein, which translates to MRGQTLAVEIPRRRRRKANRRVMLERRPLFVALAEGLATGARGGAGVLRRLARPVAVVGFLVGVVFGGRWALEHVLESPRFAVAQILVGPVERVSSSEIIALAAVRPGERLLALDPDAIAARVARHPWVQSVHVERKLPSTLQIDVIERRVAAAAMLGGLYLVDPEGLPFKRATTSEAAGLVVLTGLDRQRYTEEPAAVRAAYKQALKLLETYRAVTSRPPLSEVRIDARYGFSLYFLDTGAEVRLGREAHGEKLARLDQILDALENAGLDGPGSLRVVHLDGSPKSRVSLRLTLGDS; encoded by the coding sequence GTGAGAGGGCAGACCCTTGCCGTCGAGATTCCGCGCCGGCGCCGTCGCAAGGCGAACCGTCGTGTGATGTTGGAGAGGCGACCTCTGTTCGTGGCGCTCGCCGAGGGTCTTGCCACGGGCGCGCGGGGGGGGGCCGGGGTGCTGCGCCGCCTGGCGCGCCCTGTGGCGGTGGTCGGCTTTCTTGTGGGTGTGGTGTTCGGGGGGCGCTGGGCCCTAGAGCACGTGCTGGAGTCGCCCCGCTTTGCCGTGGCGCAGATTCTGGTGGGCCCTGTCGAACGCGTGAGCTCGTCCGAGATCATCGCGCTGGCGGCGGTGCGCCCGGGTGAACGGTTGCTGGCCCTCGACCCCGACGCGATCGCGGCCCGCGTGGCCCGGCACCCCTGGGTACAGTCGGTGCACGTCGAGCGCAAGTTGCCTTCGACCCTGCAGATCGACGTGATCGAACGGCGGGTTGCGGCCGCGGCGATGTTGGGTGGACTTTATTTGGTTGATCCCGAGGGTTTGCCCTTCAAGCGCGCGACCACGTCTGAGGCGGCGGGGCTCGTGGTGCTGACTGGCCTCGATCGGCAGCGGTACACCGAAGAGCCGGCGGCCGTCAGGGCCGCTTACAAGCAGGCTCTGAAGCTGCTCGAGACCTACCGGGCGGTCACGTCCCGGCCGCCTCTGTCGGAGGTGCGCATCGACGCGCGCTACGGGTTCTCCTTGTACTTTCTGGATACGGGGGCGGAGGTGCGGCTGGGCCGGGAAGCGCATGGTGAAAAATTGGCGCGTCTCGACCAGATCCTCGATGCTCTCGAGAATGCGGGCCTCGACGGCCCCGGTTCGTTGCGGGTGGTCCATCTGGACGGCTCGCCGAAAAGCCGGGTTTCGTTGCGGCTCACTTTGGGCGACAGCTAA
- the murC gene encoding UDP-N-acetylmuramate--L-alanine ligase: MFRKRDVAIHFVGIGGIGMSGIAEVLLNLGYHVSGSDLHETEVTRRLTTLGARIGIGHKAEHMAGADVVVVSSAVRPDNPEVQRARAQDIPVIPRAEMLGELMRVKDGVAVAGSHGKTSTTTMLASVFAAANMDPTVVIGGKAQALGSNARLGHGEILVAEADESDGSFRHLFPMVALITNLDREHMDHYGDMEALRDAFIDFANKVPFYGLVVLCADDAAAAALAPQLLKRHVTYGLSAGDYRGSLLETTAQGTRMAVEHKGKLLGEVHVRMPGVHYARNALGALAVADFLGVPFGTYVQALGAFDGVDRRFSVRGEAGGVLVVDDYGHHPTEIAATIAAAKLFQRRLVVAFQPHRYSRTRDLLEDFAPSLGGADVLVVTDIYAAGEAPLAGGTLDVLLAGFPPAQAPLHVPRPSLGAALAQLVRPGDLLLTLGAGDITKVGAEVLAALSPPGGART; this comes from the coding sequence ATGTTCCGCAAACGAGACGTCGCCATCCACTTCGTGGGCATCGGGGGCATTGGTATGTCCGGGATCGCCGAGGTGCTCTTGAACCTGGGCTACCACGTCTCGGGCTCCGACCTGCACGAAACCGAGGTCACGCGGCGGCTGACCACGTTGGGAGCGCGCATCGGGATCGGCCACAAGGCCGAACACATGGCGGGCGCCGACGTGGTGGTGGTCTCGAGCGCCGTCAGGCCCGACAACCCCGAGGTGCAGCGGGCGCGGGCCCAGGACATCCCGGTGATCCCCAGGGCCGAGATGCTGGGCGAGCTCATGCGGGTCAAAGACGGCGTGGCGGTGGCGGGCTCGCACGGCAAGACGAGCACCACCACCATGCTGGCCTCGGTGTTCGCCGCGGCCAACATGGATCCCACCGTGGTGATCGGGGGCAAGGCCCAGGCGCTGGGCTCGAACGCCCGCCTGGGGCACGGTGAGATCCTGGTGGCCGAGGCCGACGAGTCCGACGGCTCGTTCCGTCACCTGTTTCCCATGGTGGCGCTCATCACGAACCTGGATCGTGAGCACATGGACCACTACGGTGACATGGAGGCCCTGCGGGACGCGTTCATCGACTTCGCGAACAAGGTGCCGTTTTATGGGCTGGTGGTCCTGTGCGCCGACGACGCGGCCGCGGCGGCGCTGGCGCCCCAGCTGCTCAAGCGGCACGTGACGTACGGCCTGTCAGCGGGCGACTACCGCGGCAGTTTGCTCGAAACCACGGCCCAGGGCACGCGGATGGCCGTCGAACACAAGGGCAAGCTGCTCGGCGAGGTTCACGTGCGCATGCCGGGGGTGCACTACGCACGCAACGCGCTGGGTGCGCTGGCCGTCGCCGATTTTCTCGGCGTTCCCTTTGGGACCTACGTGCAGGCGCTCGGGGCCTTCGACGGCGTCGATCGCCGGTTTTCCGTGCGCGGCGAGGCGGGCGGGGTGCTGGTCGTCGACGATTATGGGCACCACCCCACCGAGATCGCGGCGACGATTGCGGCGGCCAAGCTCTTCCAGCGCCGTTTGGTGGTAGCGTTCCAACCCCACCGGTACTCGCGGACCCGCGATCTGCTCGAGGACTTTGCCCCTTCGCTGGGTGGCGCCGACGTGCTCGTGGTGACGGACATCTACGCTGCGGGTGAAGCGCCGCTCGCCGGCGGCACGCTCGATGTGCTGCTGGCGGGTTTTCCTCCCGCGCAGGCACCCCTTCACGTGCCGCGGCCTTCGCTGGGCGCCGCGCTCGCGCAGCTCGTGCGCCCGGGTGATCTCTTGCTCACGCTGGGGGCGGGCGACATCACGAAGGTGGGGGCCGAGGTGCTGGCCGCCCTCTCGCCGCCGGGGGGCGCGCGCACGTGA
- a CDS encoding endonuclease/exonuclease/phosphatase family protein, translating into MSSTGSGVGLAVRLGVALWAAVGCGGGEDSYEGPRVDVSVMTRNLYLGADISNVLLAPSVDAVPDLAAAFWAEVLRSDFPARAKLLAEEVALHAPDLLALQEVEIYRRQSPSDFATVPGVNASEVVLDFLAILQAELAARGLTYVVAVQNVLSDVELPVRLGTELVDLRMTDRDVTLAKPGVLVSGATTTVFTNYLTVNVGGAAGPRVEIRRGYSTVETVASSGAGTARFTFGNAHLEVGGLLQSFQEAQADELVERLRPVAGPVLLLGDFNSAADRSSTRSYGFLRTLFRDPWENVRPGDPGYTCCVDLAAGDPAALDSRIDLVLTRGDVAARGPALVGLPARTPGGLTASDHLGVVMTLSLVPDAAR; encoded by the coding sequence ATGTCGAGTACCGGTTCGGGCGTGGGTTTGGCCGTGCGGCTGGGGGTGGCCTTGTGGGCCGCGGTCGGGTGTGGAGGGGGCGAGGACTCCTACGAGGGCCCCCGCGTCGACGTGTCGGTCATGACCCGCAACCTCTACCTGGGGGCGGACATCAGCAACGTGCTCCTGGCGCCGAGCGTGGACGCCGTGCCCGACCTGGCCGCTGCGTTTTGGGCCGAGGTCTTGCGCAGCGACTTCCCGGCGCGGGCCAAGCTGCTCGCTGAAGAAGTGGCGCTCCACGCGCCCGATCTGCTGGCTCTGCAGGAGGTGGAGATCTACCGGCGCCAGTCCCCGAGTGACTTTGCGACCGTGCCGGGCGTCAACGCCAGTGAGGTGGTGCTCGACTTCCTCGCGATCCTTCAGGCTGAGCTTGCCGCCCGCGGGCTGACCTACGTCGTGGCGGTGCAGAACGTGCTGAGCGACGTGGAGCTGCCGGTGCGCCTCGGCACGGAGCTCGTCGACCTGCGTATGACCGACCGGGACGTCACGCTCGCCAAGCCCGGGGTGCTCGTGTCGGGCGCCACCACCACCGTGTTCACCAACTATCTCACGGTCAACGTGGGAGGCGCAGCGGGGCCACGGGTCGAGATCCGGCGTGGCTACAGCACCGTCGAGACGGTGGCGTCTTCGGGCGCGGGGACGGCGCGCTTTACCTTCGGCAATGCTCACCTCGAAGTGGGGGGCCTCCTCCAGTCGTTTCAGGAGGCTCAAGCCGACGAACTCGTTGAGCGCCTGCGGCCTGTCGCGGGGCCCGTGCTCTTGTTGGGAGACTTCAACAGCGCCGCAGACCGCAGCTCGACCCGCAGCTACGGGTTCCTTCGCACCCTCTTCCGAGATCCGTGGGAAAACGTACGCCCGGGCGATCCTGGATACACCTGCTGCGTGGACCTGGCCGCCGGCGATCCCGCGGCCCTCGACAGCCGCATCGATCTGGTGTTGACCCGCGGCGACGTGGCAGCCCGCGGGCCCGCGTTGGTGGGCCTGCCCGCGCGCACGCCCGGGGGGCTCACGGCCTCGGACCACCTGGGCGTGGTGATGACCTTGTCCCTGGTTCCGGACGCCGCCCGCTGA